The proteins below are encoded in one region of Parvicella tangerina:
- a CDS encoding RNA polymerase sigma factor, translating to MPGQTDDQILQLFREGKQQDAFRLLMNSYQERIYWQIRRIVITHEDADDILQNTLIKVWKGLPKFKGNSKLYTWIFRIASNETFTFLEKNKKQLDQVEISDCYQFTGSNSDHVDGEFIQEQLEKALRTIPEKQRMVFHLKYFEDMKYTEISEVVGTSVGALKANYHLAVKKIEEFLKSN from the coding sequence ATGCCAGGTCAAACGGACGATCAAATACTTCAATTATTTCGTGAAGGCAAACAACAAGATGCCTTTAGGTTACTGATGAACTCTTATCAGGAGCGTATTTATTGGCAGATTAGAAGGATTGTCATTACCCACGAAGATGCAGATGATATTCTGCAAAACACCTTGATTAAAGTATGGAAGGGACTTCCCAAGTTCAAAGGAAATAGTAAACTCTATACCTGGATTTTTCGAATCGCATCCAATGAAACTTTTACATTTTTAGAAAAGAATAAAAAACAGCTGGATCAAGTAGAGATCTCCGATTGCTATCAATTCACAGGGTCTAATTCAGACCACGTTGATGGTGAGTTTATTCAAGAACAACTAGAAAAAGCATTACGAACCATTCCAGAGAAGCAGCGAATGGTATTTCATTTGAAATATTTTGAGGATATGAAATACACAGAGATCTCTGAGGTAGTTGGAACGTCCGTAGGAGCGTTGAAGGCCAATTATCACCTGGCGGTAAAAAAAATAGAAGAATTTTTAAAATCCAATTAA